TCGACCTGCCGGGGCCCGACGCGGACGAGAAGCTGGTCGGACGACTCTTCGTGCAGCACCTGGGGTTGGCCCTGGTCGGCGGTATCGACATCCGGAACCTCACGGTCCACGCAGAGGCCCATCGCGGCACGCGCTGGATCGAGACATCCGCCCCCGGCCCGAGGACCGATCGGCTGGTGGAACTGAGCCACGTCATCCAGAAGGGCCTGGTCACCTATCCCGGGCTGCCGGCGCCGGTGTTCACCCCACACCTGACGCGCGAGCAGTCCACCGAGAAGTACGCCGAGGGCACCCAGTTCGCGATGGACCTGATCACGATGATCGGCAACACCGGCACTTATCTGGACAGCCCGTTCCACCGCTACGCCGATGGTGCGGATCTCGCCGGCCTGCCGCTGGACAGCCTGGTCGACCTGCCGGCCGAAGTGTTCCACCTGCACGACGCCGCCGATCGGGGAATTCCGGCATCCGTCTTCTACGACCGCGATGTCGCCGGCCGTGCGGTGCTGCTGCACACCGGCTGGGATCGGCACTTCGGCACACCGGAGTATGGCCGCGGCGCTTCGTTCCTCACCGGAAGCGGGGCCCGCTACCTGGTCGAACAGGGCGCTGTCCTCGTCGGCATCGACTCGCTGAACCTCGATGACACCGAGTCCGGCGGCGAGCGTCCGGCGCACACCGAACTGCTGGCCGCGGGCGTGCACGTCGTCGAGCACCTCACCGGGCTTGGCGAGCTGCCGCCATCCGGTAGCCGCTTCACCGCGACGCCGCCACGGATCGAGTCGTTCGGCACGTTCCCGGTGCGCGCCTACGCACGCATCGGGAATTGACGGGCGCCGAGCGTCGCTAGGCGCGTCCGGCTGCACGGCGGGTCCGCCGCGAGAGCGAGTCGATGATCACTGCGAGCAGCAGCACCGCGCCGGTGATCATGTACCGGATCGACGAGTCGAGGTTGAGCAGGGTCAGTCCGGATGAGATCGAGCCGATCACCAGAACACCGAGCAGAGCCGAGAACGCCGATCCGCGTCCACCGAAGAGGCTGGCGCCACCGATGACCGCGGCCGCGATGGCGTTCAGGTTGGTGTCGCCACCGCCGGAGCCCTGGTTCGCCGCCGCGAGTCGGGCCGCCGCCATCAGCCCGCCAAGCGCCGCGAACGTGGAGCAGAGGATGAACACCGACAGGTAGACGCGTCTCACCTTGATGCCCGAACGCCGGGCAGCCTCAACGCTGCCGCCGACCGCGTAGACCGACCGTCCCCAGCGGGTGCGGGTGAGGAAGAAGTTCATCACCACGACCAGGGCCAGGAACAGCAGGAACATGAGCGCGACGCCACGCGTGAGGTTGAGATACCACGCCGAGACGCCGAGCAGCACGAGCAGCAGACCGCAGCGCACCGCGATGGCGGTCACCGACAGCGCGGAGAGGTTCGCCGACCGTCGTCGACGCGCCGCGTAGAGCAGTTCGGCCCCATAGATCAGCACCGCGACTACAACGAGAACGTACGACAGCCACGCAGGCAGGGCCATCTGCTGCGCGAACTGCACGATCCACGAGTCGAACGGAATGTTGATCGAGCCGGTATCGCCGAGTACCCACAGCTGCAATCCGAGGAAGGACAGCAACCCGGCCAGGGTGATTACGAAGCTCGGCACACCGAACTGGACGTAGAGGAACCCGTAGAGCAGGCCGATCAGCAGTCCGACGACGAGCGCGGTCACAATCGACAGGGGCAGCGGCCAGCCCAGTTGCACAAAACTCACCGCGAGAATCGCTGAGGACAGGCCGGACACCGAGCCGACCGACAGGTCGATCTCGCCTAGCAGGAGGACCAGCACGATGCCGATCGAAATCGTGCCGACGGCGGCGATCTGCAGCGTGAGGTTGAACAGGTTGGTACTCGACAGGAAATTCGGGTTCAGGAACTGGAACACCGCCCAGATGATGATGAGCCCGATGATCACCGGGAGCGACCCGAGGTCGCCGGTACGAATCCGGTTGACCGTGGCGCGGAGCCAGGGACGGAACCCGGTCTGTTGAATCAGCCGTTCGTCCTGCAGGTCGGCGGCGACCGAGCTGCCCGTCTCATCCGGGGTGGTCTTGATGCTCATGAGATGTCCTCCGTCGGTGCGGTGGAACTCGGATTCACTCGGGACGCGGCACGGCGAGTGACCACGTTGTCGGTGGCGCCGGTGATCGCCGCGATGATGTCTTCGCTGGTGACATCCGCCACCCGGAACTCGCCGTTGTTCCGACCGAGCCGGAGCACGACGACACGGTCGGCCACGGCCATCACGTCGGCCATGTTGTGGCTGATCAGGATGACGCCGAGGCCACGCTCGCGCAACCGCTCGACCAGGTTGAGCACCTCAGCCGTCTGCGCCACGCCGAGCGCGGCAGTCGGCTCATCGAGGATGACAATGCGCGGCTCGCCGATCAGCGACCGGGCGATCGCGACCGTCTGCCGCTGCCCGCCGGAGAGCGAGGCCACCGGCACGCGCACCGAGGGGATCTTCGCACTCAGCTCCCGCAGCAACGACCACGAGCGCTGCTCCATCTCCACCTCGTCGAGCTGTCCGCTCTTGGTGAGTTCACGGCCGAGCCAGAGATTTCCGACCACGTCGAGGTTGTCGCACAGGGCAAGATCCTGGAACACGGTGGCGATGCCCAAACCGATGGCAGCCGACGGGGTGGGAATCGAGACCCGAGTGCCGTTGAAGGCGATCGTTCCGCCGTCTTGCGGATGCACGCCCGCCAGCACTTTGATCAGGGTCGACTTGCCGGCGCCGTTGTCGCCGACAATGGCAACCACCTCGCCCGGGTTGACGTCCATCTCGATGTCGGAGAGCGCTTGCACGGCGCCGAAGCGCTTGCCGATGCCGTGCAACGACAGCAGATGTTCGCGCTCGGCCGTCGTGTCGGCTTCGGTGGGGGACAGCATTGTCATGGTTGATCCCTAGGCCTTCATACTTGCGCCAGCGGACGACCGACACCCCGTCAGGTCGCCGGTCGTCCACCTTGCTCGATTACTGGATGCCGGCAGCGGCGCAGGCGTCCGCGTACTCGGCGGTGCAGATGTCGTCGACGGTGACGTATTCGTCCGCGATGAGGGTGTCCATGATGTTGTCCACGGTCACGACGACGGGCGTCAGCAGGGTCGTCGGCACGCCGTCGGTGTCGGTGTCGCCCTCGACGGTTTCCCCATTCGCGAGCTTCACGGCAACCTCTGCCGCGAGTTCCGCTTCGGCCTTGTACGCCTTGTAAACGGTCATGAACTGATCGCCGGCGACGATTCGCTGAATCGCCGACAGTTCGGCGTCCTGCCCGGTGACCACAGGCCACGGATCGATATTCGCGGCCTTCATTGCCGCGACAGCTCCGCCTGCGGTGCCATCATTCGCGGCATAGACGCCGGCGATCTGCCCGCTGAACTGGGTCAGTTGGCCGGCGACCCACTCCTGGGCACGGTCCGGGCTCCAGTCCGGGGTGTCATATTCGGCGAGCACGGTGAAGTCGCTCGAGTCGATGACGCTGTGCGCGCCCTCCTTGAACAGTTTCGCGTTGCCGTCGGTGGGGGCACCGTTGACCATCAGCACGCCGCCCGTGGCGCCGTCTTCGGTGAGCTTGTCGACCAGCGCCTGACCCTGCAGGTTGCCGACCTGCTCGTTGTCGAACGAGATGTAGTAGTCCAGATCCGGGCTGTTGATCAGGCGGTCATAGGAGACCACAGGCACGTCCTGGGCCTTGGCTGCGTTGACGATGCTGACGGCTGCGTCCGCGTCGACCGGGTCGAGCACCATCACTGCTATGCCAGATGCGAGCGCCGACTCGGCCTGTTGCTGCTGTTTCGCGGCGTCCTGGTCGGCGTTGGAGTAAAGCACTTCGTAATCGCCCAGTTCGGCGATCTTGTCTTCAAACAGCGGACGGTCGTACGCCTCGTAGCGCGTGGTCTTCGATTCGGGCAGGAGCAGGGCAATCTTCGCTCCGGAACCGTCTCCGCCGCCTCCCTCGCCGCCGCCTCCGTCACCATTGTTGGCGCATGCGGTGAGCGAACCCATAGTGAATAGTGCGCCGATACCGAGGAACGTGAGGGTCTTGGTGGTTCTCTTCATTGAGCTGCCTCTCGCTGCGGACCGCCCCCGTTGGCGGCGATTCCGAGTGTGTCACCGGCCCCCTATGCCGTCAAGGCTTGAACACAAGAGCCGATCAACCGAGATTCAAGCGTTAGCCTCTGAACGCAGCGCTTCCGCCGGCCCGGATGCGCGCAGCGGGACAGGTGCCCCGAACTCCATGCTCTCGATGGCGAGCCCCAGCGCACCGACGAGTTCCGCGCGTTCGCCGTGGATGGCGGGCACCACCTCGGGCACGCCTGACTCGCCGATCAGCACCGACCGTTCCAGCGCGTGGCGGAGCGGCGCCAGCAGCGTCTCGCCTGCCTCT
The Diaminobutyricimonas sp. LJ205 genome window above contains:
- a CDS encoding cyclase family protein, with the translated sequence MTEYRAHFDAAVYFSNGGSLSADGFRIDLPGPDADEKLVGRLFVQHLGLALVGGIDIRNLTVHAEAHRGTRWIETSAPGPRTDRLVELSHVIQKGLVTYPGLPAPVFTPHLTREQSTEKYAEGTQFAMDLITMIGNTGTYLDSPFHRYADGADLAGLPLDSLVDLPAEVFHLHDAADRGIPASVFYDRDVAGRAVLLHTGWDRHFGTPEYGRGASFLTGSGARYLVEQGAVLVGIDSLNLDDTESGGERPAHTELLAAGVHVVEHLTGLGELPPSGSRFTATPPRIESFGTFPVRAYARIGN
- a CDS encoding sugar ABC transporter permease, yielding MSIKTTPDETGSSVAADLQDERLIQQTGFRPWLRATVNRIRTGDLGSLPVIIGLIIIWAVFQFLNPNFLSSTNLFNLTLQIAAVGTISIGIVLVLLLGEIDLSVGSVSGLSSAILAVSFVQLGWPLPLSIVTALVVGLLIGLLYGFLYVQFGVPSFVITLAGLLSFLGLQLWVLGDTGSINIPFDSWIVQFAQQMALPAWLSYVLVVVAVLIYGAELLYAARRRRSANLSALSVTAIAVRCGLLLVLLGVSAWYLNLTRGVALMFLLFLALVVVMNFFLTRTRWGRSVYAVGGSVEAARRSGIKVRRVYLSVFILCSTFAALGGLMAAARLAAANQGSGGGDTNLNAIAAAVIGGASLFGGRGSAFSALLGVLVIGSISSGLTLLNLDSSIRYMITGAVLLLAVIIDSLSRRTRRAAGRA
- a CDS encoding ATP-binding cassette domain-containing protein, whose protein sequence is MTMLSPTEADTTAEREHLLSLHGIGKRFGAVQALSDIEMDVNPGEVVAIVGDNGAGKSTLIKVLAGVHPQDGGTIAFNGTRVSIPTPSAAIGLGIATVFQDLALCDNLDVVGNLWLGRELTKSGQLDEVEMEQRSWSLLRELSAKIPSVRVPVASLSGGQRQTVAIARSLIGEPRIVILDEPTAALGVAQTAEVLNLVERLRERGLGVILISHNMADVMAVADRVVVLRLGRNNGEFRVADVTSEDIIAAITGATDNVVTRRAASRVNPSSTAPTEDIS
- a CDS encoding sugar ABC transporter substrate-binding protein is translated as MKRTTKTLTFLGIGALFTMGSLTACANNGDGGGGEGGGGDGSGAKIALLLPESKTTRYEAYDRPLFEDKIAELGDYEVLYSNADQDAAKQQQQAESALASGIAVMVLDPVDADAAVSIVNAAKAQDVPVVSYDRLINSPDLDYYISFDNEQVGNLQGQALVDKLTEDGATGGVLMVNGAPTDGNAKLFKEGAHSVIDSSDFTVLAEYDTPDWSPDRAQEWVAGQLTQFSGQIAGVYAANDGTAGGAVAAMKAANIDPWPVVTGQDAELSAIQRIVAGDQFMTVYKAYKAEAELAAEVAVKLANGETVEGDTDTDGVPTTLLTPVVVTVDNIMDTLIADEYVTVDDICTAEYADACAAAGIQ